From the genome of Phyllostomus discolor isolate MPI-MPIP mPhyDis1 chromosome 12, mPhyDis1.pri.v3, whole genome shotgun sequence, one region includes:
- the HSF4 gene encoding heat shock factor protein 4, with the protein MQEAPATLPAEPGPSPVPAFLGKLWALVGDPSTDHLIRWSPSGTSFLVSDQSRFAKEVLPQYFKHSNMASFVRQLNMYGFRKVVSIEQGGLLRPERDHVEFQHPSFLRGREQLLERVRRKVPALRCDDGRWRPEDLGRLLGEVQALRGAQESTEERLRELRQQNEILWREVVTLRQSHGQQHRVIGKLIQCLFGPHQTGSSSAGAKRKLSLMLDEGRSCPSPATLGACPLSGALLQDPYFIQSPLPETTLGVSSPHRARGPIISDIPEDSPSPEGPRLSPCTGDRREKGLALLKEEPASPGGEGQARLALAPNECDFCVTAPPLLPVAVVQAILEGKGSFSPEGPRNAQQPEPRGPREVPNRGPLGPEKEGQCPESLQPPMLLRAPPESVEPAGPLDVLGPSLQGQEWTLMDLDMELSLMQPLVPQKSDTELAVKGLNSPGPGKASTLGAPLLLDVQAALGGPALSLPGALTIYSTPESRASSLGPGADSAP; encoded by the exons ATGCAGGAAGCGCCAGCCACACTGCCCGCAGAGCCGGGCCCCAGCCCCGTGCCTGCCTTCCTCGGCAAGCTATGGGCGCTGGTGGGCGACCCGAGCACCGACCACCTGATCCGCTGGAGCCCG AGCGGGACCAGTTTCCTCGTAAGTGACCAGAGCCGCTTCGCCAAGGAAGTGCTGCCCCAATACTTCAAGCACAGCAACATGGCGAGCTTTGTTCGGCAACTCAATATGT ATGGTTTTCGGAAGGTGGTGAGCATCGAACAGGGCGGCTTACTCAGGCCCGAGCGTGACCACGTCGAGTTCCAGCACCCGAGCTTCTTGCGTGGCCGCGAGCAACTACTGGAGCGCGTGCGGCGCAAG GTGCCTGCGCTGCGCTGCGACGATGGCCGCTGGCGCCCGGAGGACCTGGGCCGGCTTCTGGGCGAGGTGCAGGCTTTGCGGGGAGCGCAGGAGAGCACGGAGGAGCGGCTGCGCGAGCTCAGGCA GCAAAATGAGATCCTGTGGAGAGAGGTGGTGACGCTGCGGCAGAGCCACGGACAGCAGCACCGCGTCATTGGCAAG CTGATCCAGTGTCTCTTTGGGCCGCATCAGACTGGGTCCAGCAGTGCGGGAGCTAAGAGAAAGCT GTCCCTGATGCTGGACGAGGGGCGCTCCTGCCCATCCCCGGCCACACTGGGTGCCTGCCCCCTCTCTGGCGCCCTCTTGCAGGACCCCTACTTTATCCAGTCG CCCCTCCCAGAGACCACCTTGGGCGTCAGCAGTCCTCACAGGGCCAGGGGCCCCATCATCTCTGACATCCCAGAAGACTCGCCGTCCCCTGAAGGGCCCAGGCTTTCTCCCTGCACTGGTGACAGGAG GGAGAAGGGCCTGGCATTGCTCAAGGAAGAGCCGGCCAGCCCCGGGGGggaaggccaggccaggctggcccTGGCCCCAAACGAGTGTGACTTCTGCGTGACAGCCCCCCCACTGCTGCCTGTGGCTGTGGTGCAGGCCATCCTGGAAGGGAAAGGGAGCTTCAGCCCCGAGGGGCCCAGGAATGCCCAACAGCCTGAACCAAGGGGTCCCAGGGAGGTACCCAACAG GGGGCCTCTGGGCCCAGAGAAGGAGGGGCAGTGCCCAGAGAGTCTCCAGCCTCCGATGCTACTTCGGGCCCCACCTGAAAGTGTGGAGCCTGCAGGACCCCTGGAT GTGCTGGGCCCCAGCCTCCAAGGGCAGGAATGGACCCTGATGGACTTGGACATGGAGCTGTCCCTG ATGCAGCCCTTGGTTCCACAGAAGAGTGACACTGAGCTGGCAGTCAAGGGGTTAAATTCTCCAGGCCCAG GGAAGGCCTCGACCCTTGGGGCCCCACTCCTGCTGGACGTCCAAGCAGCTTTGGGAGGCCCAGCTCTCAGCCTGCCTGGAGCTTTAACCATTTACAGCACTCCTGAGAGCCGGGCCTCCTCGCTGGGCCCGGGGGCTGACTCCGCCCCCTGA
- the FBXL8 gene encoding F-box/LRR-repeat protein 8, whose product MAHPGEQLPEEVLALIFRHLPLRDRAAAARVCRAWAAAATCSAVWHDTIVSCDCEGEGMLPPYLSSCLDYVHNLWLEFEPSRERSRRLATQLLTALAGRTPGLRGLHLECRGEKPLFDAGRDVLDAVHAICRAAPALRHLDLRRLPFTLDDALVLQVARGCPELRSLFLNNSTLVGSVGPGSVLELLEACPRLCTLGLHLASLSHPALDVLAAPHRAPLELLALRCACPEDARAPPLPNEAWASLRHRHPGLIVEVELEPALSDESVTRVLQPAMPVAALSLCLSGDTVGPVRFAALHYAATLCVLEVRAAASAELDAALELLAARCSGLREVHCFCVVRPSVLHAFRAHCPRLRSYTLKLKREPHPWRPTLVE is encoded by the exons ATGGCTCATCCTGGAGAGCAACTGCCGGAGGAGGTGCTGGCACTCATCTTCCGCCACCTGCCCCTGAGGGACCGTGCTGCTGCTGCCAGGGTATGCAGAGCCtgggctgctgctgccacctgcaGTGCTGTGTGGCATGACACAATCGTCAG TTGCGACTGTGAGGGAGAAGGCATGCTGCCACCGTATCTGTCCTCTTGCCTGGACTACGTTCACAACCTGTGGCTGGAATTTGAGCCGTCGAGGGAGCGGAGCCGCCGGCTGGCCACGCAGCTGCTGACCGCACTGGCGGGCCGTACTCCGGGGCTTCGAGGCCTGCATTTGGAGTGCCGCGGAGAGAAGCCACTCTTCGATGCAGGGCGAGATGTCCTGGACGCTGTGCACGCCATCTGCCGGGCCGCTCCAGCGCTGCGTCATCTTGACCTGCGGCGCTTGCCCTTCACTCTTGACGATGCACTGGTGCTGCAGGTGGCACGCGGCTGCCCCGAGCTCCGCAGCCTTTTCCTGAACAACAGTACTCTGGTGGGCAGCGTGGGGCCGGGCTCCGTGCTCGAGCTACTGGAGGCCTGCCCGCGCCTGTGCACCCTCGGCCTGCACCTAGCCAGCCTGTCACACCCCGCCCTCGATGTACTGGCGGCACCACACCGTGCACCTTTGGAGCTCCTGGCTTTGCGGTGCGCCTGCCCAGAGGACGCACGCGCCCCGCCTCTGCCCAACGAAGCATGGGCCTCGTTGCGCCACCGCCACCCTGGACTGATTGTGGAAGTGGAATTAGAGCCAGCACTCTCTGATGAGAGCGTGACTCGTGTCTTGCAGCCTGCAATGCCAGTGGCTGcgctgtctctctgcctctctggagACACCGTAGGTCCCGTGCGCTTTGCAGCGCTACACTACGCGGCAACCTTGTGTGTGCTCGAGGTGCGCGCCGCCGCCTCTGCGGAGCTAGACGCTGCTCTGGAGTTGCTCGCGGCCCGCTGCTCTGGCCTTCGGGAAGTGCACTGCTTCTGCGTGGTGCGACCCTCCGTCTTGCACGCCTTCCGTGCGCACTGCCCGCGCCTGCGCAGCTACACGCTCAAGCTAAAGCGGGAGCCACATCCCTGGAGGCCCACGCTTGTGGAGTGA